From the Candidatus Desulfatibia profunda genome, the window GCCATTGAAACCGCCGACGTCATCCTGTCCAGCGGGAGTTTGGCCGGAGTTTCGCGGGCGCTGCAACTCAGCCGGGCCACCATGAGAACCGTGCGGCAGAACCTCTTCTTTGCCTTCCTCTATAATATCCTGTTGATTCCCATCGCTGCGGGGATTCTGGCACCATTTGATTTTTTCCCGCTTTTTTTAAGACAGCTTCACCCGATATTTGCCGCTTTGGCCATGGCAATGAGTAGTATTTCAGTGGTAAGCAACAGTCTTCGCCTCTACAATGCCAAAACAGAATAACCCGGATATCTTAAAATAGTTCTCAAAGCTTAAAAGGAACGAAAATTTTTAAATCTCCATAGTAAATGTTTTGGTGGACAATGCCGGATATTCGAGCTAAAATTATAGCCCTAATCCTGAAAGCTGAAAGGAAAGTGAATCGGCCATGAATGCATTCTGGTACTGGTGGCAGCACCTGCCGCAGAAAATGGATCCGGTTATTTTTAAAATCGGATGGTTCAAGCTCCAGTATTATGGCTTAATGTATATCATCGCATTTGCCACCTGTTACGGGTTGGTGTTGTTGCGGATACGACGCGAAAAACGCTTCCGCATATCGGCCGATAAAATTCAAAATCTTATATTGTTCCTGATACTCGGTGTCATTGTCGGCGGGCGCCTGGGATACGTGCTGTTTTACAATTTGTCATACTACCTTAAACATCCTTTGGAAATATTTCTTCCCTTTAATTTTTCAAATTGGATATCTTTTACCGGCATTGCAGGGATGTCTTTTCATGGCGGGCTTATCGG encodes:
- a CDS encoding cation-transporting ATPase PacS, whose amino-acid sequence is AIETADVILSSGSLAGVSRALQLSRATMRTVRQNLFFAFLYNILLIPIAAGILAPFDFFPLFLRQLHPIFAALAMAMSSISVVSNSLRLYNAKTE